A single genomic interval of Helicoverpa armigera isolate CAAS_96S chromosome 22, ASM3070526v1, whole genome shotgun sequence harbors:
- the LOC110370863 gene encoding collagenase isoform X2: MWGAVVILTIAAGISASAEVLQASPETLHDSRIVSGWEAREGQFPYMLWLRTVRWTGDITACGGSIIHQRWGLTSARCTAQRVEITIHAGSVNRNTPRVVLQALDTFRPPGYEDSMQPITQPNDISLMRFSQDLTFNSNIQPIRIQRSADRDRDYSSVLMTTSGWGTTWTCIEANCPTPVILNWVHLVGVSNFMCLLIYNSNYLIRPTTVCAGPYNVTSQSICGGDSGVPLTTVEADGVATQIGIGSFASGFGCHVGLPGGFTRPGHYHDWIRQVTGISFDRSVADDDLINKTADVYEDKATLDVLETRDDVKIYQ, from the exons ATGTGGGGTGCGGTCGTGATTTTAACAATAGCTGCTGGGATTtcg GCATCTGCTGAAGTTCTTCAAGCGTCCCCAGAAACTTTACATG ACTCCCGCATAGTGTCAGGATGGGAGGCCAGGGAAGGCCAGTTTCCCTACATGCTGTGGCTGCGGACAGTCCGCTGGACAGGTGACATCACTGCCTGTGGCGGCTCCATCATCCACCAGCGATGGGGTCTTACTTCTGCTAGATGTACCGCTCA GCGCGTCGAGATCACGATCCATGCCGGCAGCGTGAACCGCAACACTCCTCGAGTGGTGCTGCAAGCTCTCGACACCTTCAGACCTCCAGGGTATGAAGACTCCATGCAGCCCATCACTCAGCCTAACGATATCAGTCTCATGCGGTTCAGCCAGGACCTCACTTTTAATA GCAACATCCAACCGATCAGAATCCAGCGATCAGCCGACAGGGACCGCGACTACAGCAGTGTGCTGATGACCACCAGCGGCTGGGGAACCACATGGACTTGCATTGAGGCCAACT GCCCTACTCCCGTAATCCTGAACTGGGTGCACCTAGTGGGCGTGTCGAACTTCATGTGTCTGCTCATCTACAACTCCAACTACCTCATCAGACCCACTACTGTCTGTGCCGGCCCTTACAACGTCACCAGCCAGTCTATTTGTGGG GGTGACAGCGGAGTCCCACTAACTACGGTGGAGGCTGATGGAGTGGCCACTCAAATCGGAATTGGTTCATTTGCCTCTGGATTTGGATGTCACGTTGGTTTGCCTGGAG GTTTCACCCGGCCCGGCCACTACCACGACTGGATCCGTCAAGTCACTGGCATCAGCTTCGACAGGAGTGTAGCTGATGATGACCTGATCAATAAGACCGCTGATGTGTACGAAGACAAGGCAACTCTAGATGTACTGGAAACAAGAGACGACGTGaagatttatcaataa
- the LOC110370863 gene encoding collagenase isoform X1: protein MWGAVVILTIAAGISASAEVLQASPETLHADSRIVSGWEAREGQFPYMLWLRTVRWTGDITACGGSIIHQRWGLTSARCTAQRVEITIHAGSVNRNTPRVVLQALDTFRPPGYEDSMQPITQPNDISLMRFSQDLTFNSNIQPIRIQRSADRDRDYSSVLMTTSGWGTTWTCIEANCPTPVILNWVHLVGVSNFMCLLIYNSNYLIRPTTVCAGPYNVTSQSICGGDSGVPLTTVEADGVATQIGIGSFASGFGCHVGLPGGFTRPGHYHDWIRQVTGISFDRSVADDDLINKTADVYEDKATLDVLETRDDVKIYQ, encoded by the exons ATGTGGGGTGCGGTCGTGATTTTAACAATAGCTGCTGGGATTtcg GCATCTGCTGAAGTTCTTCAAGCGTCCCCAGAAACTTTACATG CAGACTCCCGCATAGTGTCAGGATGGGAGGCCAGGGAAGGCCAGTTTCCCTACATGCTGTGGCTGCGGACAGTCCGCTGGACAGGTGACATCACTGCCTGTGGCGGCTCCATCATCCACCAGCGATGGGGTCTTACTTCTGCTAGATGTACCGCTCA GCGCGTCGAGATCACGATCCATGCCGGCAGCGTGAACCGCAACACTCCTCGAGTGGTGCTGCAAGCTCTCGACACCTTCAGACCTCCAGGGTATGAAGACTCCATGCAGCCCATCACTCAGCCTAACGATATCAGTCTCATGCGGTTCAGCCAGGACCTCACTTTTAATA GCAACATCCAACCGATCAGAATCCAGCGATCAGCCGACAGGGACCGCGACTACAGCAGTGTGCTGATGACCACCAGCGGCTGGGGAACCACATGGACTTGCATTGAGGCCAACT GCCCTACTCCCGTAATCCTGAACTGGGTGCACCTAGTGGGCGTGTCGAACTTCATGTGTCTGCTCATCTACAACTCCAACTACCTCATCAGACCCACTACTGTCTGTGCCGGCCCTTACAACGTCACCAGCCAGTCTATTTGTGGG GGTGACAGCGGAGTCCCACTAACTACGGTGGAGGCTGATGGAGTGGCCACTCAAATCGGAATTGGTTCATTTGCCTCTGGATTTGGATGTCACGTTGGTTTGCCTGGAG GTTTCACCCGGCCCGGCCACTACCACGACTGGATCCGTCAAGTCACTGGCATCAGCTTCGACAGGAGTGTAGCTGATGATGACCTGATCAATAAGACCGCTGATGTGTACGAAGACAAGGCAACTCTAGATGTACTGGAAACAAGAGACGACGTGaagatttatcaataa